One genomic region from Pempheris klunzingeri isolate RE-2024b chromosome 4, fPemKlu1.hap1, whole genome shotgun sequence encodes:
- the LOC139200095 gene encoding zinc finger protein 271-like — MEARFGSEVASIVEVAIQATVSVFRDVWAKEAPNAQWEEAKFGEVRDIEKCLVVQIHKVFTDLSSELFEENEALRAKVEQLEDVLQRKAGQLEQELEARVGQLGREMEQLEKELKSISEGGSKTQGGPTHTLLQDGSGQAASESSSALAAVKESTSDRPAVSAGGTEDVPSSTSASVAAPEPATAPTASDDSVGSAPTVLLVGAGQVVVPSMACETMGTTQLVLKPVASTPQGVVSPDSSPVGGVDSAQEKKSVEEAPSGRTRRIRRATFKTEEVSTDNSTEERQIKSGGDRGGRLKKTDSRTAKRFSCDHCNASFHWKGELKKHTRVHKKPFPCQQCGRSFLEKKSLENHLLRHEASKAPLPFPCPQCKRSYRKEQSLQNHLKHHQRSKPPKPFACDQCGKTFRIEQSLENHLLRHEKSKQMFKCQLCDKSFKTSVLLKCHMAVHSEERPFSCATCGKEFKSKDTLRFHQMVHTNAKKYKCTMCDETFKYAHSLTVHKRKHTGVTPFVCTVCNRSYRTGTALKRHSVVHTGEKPFTCHICGARFSLNNNLKRHLRIHTGEKPFTCQECGKSFSDNNKLKSHMLIHGARKPFMCDLCGKTFLFNCRLLIHQRYVHADRSEETDGTQGFFQARRRNKSLVKPFSCKICLKGFSAACSLKLHERGHSEQKEFNCSICGKSFHNKYSFGYHQRSHSGEKPFVCDVCGKRFFHAGSLKQHERIHTGEKPYKCDQCGKAFRTDGNFYRHVRIHTGEKPFECLYCHRKFHQSNQLKSHLQVHTGEKLYSCQQCGRGFSDSRQLKKHSCDASWENWGSI; from the exons atggaggcGAGGTTCGGCAGCGAAGTGGCGTCGATCGTGGAAGTCGCCATCCAGGCGACTGTGTCCGTTTTCAGGGATGTCTGGGCGAAAGAGGCGCCAAACGCGCAGTGGGAGGAGGCGAAGTTCGGCGAAGTCCGGGACATAGAGAAGTGCCTGGTGGTCCAGATCCACAAAGTGTTCACGGACCTCTCCTCGGAGCTGTTCGAGGAGAACGAGGCTCTGCGGGCCAaagtggagcagctggaggacgTGCTGCAGAGGAAAGCCGggcagctggagcaggagctggaggccagggTGGGCCAGCTGggcagagagatggagcagctggagaaggagCTGAAGAGCATCAGTGAGGGCGGCAGCAAGACGCAGGGAGGTCCGACACACACCCTGCTGCAGGACG GATCCGGTCAAGCTGCCTCAGAATCCTCCTCCGCTCTGGCTGCTGTGAAGGAATCCACCTCAGACCGTCCTGCGGTTTCAGCAGGAGGCACCGAAGATGTTCCCAGCTCCACGTCTGCGTCTGTTGCTGCTCCTGAACCTGCGACAGCTCCGACGGCGTCTGACGACAGTGTTGGCTCCGCTCCCACGGTGCTGCTGGTGGGTGCCGGCCAAGTCGTCGTGCCATCGATGGCCTGTGAAACGATGGGAACAACGCAGCTCGTTCTCAAACCAGTGGCGTCTACGCCTCAGGGCGTCGTCAGTCCAGACTCCAGCCCCGTCGGCGGTGTGGACTCGGCTCAGGAAAAG AAATCTGTGGAAGAGGCACCTTCAGGGAGAACGAGGAGGATCCGGAGAGCAACCTTCAAAACGGAAGAAg TCTCCACTGACAACAGCACTGAAGAGAGACAAATCAAGTCCGGAGGAGATCGGGGAGGAAGGCTGAAAAAGACAGACTCGCGGACAGCGAAGCGATTCTCCTGTGACCACTGCAACGCCAGTTTTCACTGGAAAGGTGAACTGAAGAAACACACGAGGGTCCACAAGAAGCCTTTTCCCTGTCAGCAGTGTGGCAGAAGTTTCCTCGAAAAGAAGTCTCTGGAAAACCACCTTTTGCGTCACGAGGCGAGTAAAGCCCCCCTGCCCTTCCCCTGTCCTCAGTGTAAAAGATCGTACCGAAAAGAGCAGTCGCTTCAGAACCACCTCAAGCATCACCAGCGCTCGAAACCACCGAAGCCGTTCGCCTGCGATCAGTGTGGGAAAACATTCAGAATCGAGCAGTCCCTGGAAAACCACCTGCTGCGCCACGAGAAGTCGAAGCAAATGTTCAAGTGTCAGCTCTGTGACAAGAGTTTCAAGACGTCGGTCCTGCTGAAATGTCACATGGCCGTGCACTCGGAGGAAAGACCGTTCAGCTGCGCCACATGTGGGAAGGAGTTCAAGAGTAAAGACACCCTTCGCTTCCACCAGATGGTTCACACCAACgccaaaaaatacaaatgcacaatGTGCGATGAGACTTTCAAGTACGCCCACTCCCTGACCGTGCAcaagaggaaacacacaggcGTCACTCCCTTCGTGTGCACGGTGTGCAACAGGTCGTACCGGACTGGCACCGCTCTGAAGAGACACAGCGTAGTCCACACCGGGGAGAAACCCTTCACCTGCCACATATGCGGAGCGAGGTTCAGCCTGAACAACAACCTCAAGAGGCACCTTCGCATTCACACGGGGGAGAAGCCGTTCACGTGCCAGGAGTGTGGCAAGAGCTTCTCGGACAACAACAAGCTGAAGTCCCACATGCTCATCCACGGTGCCAGGAAGCCTTTTATGTGCGACCTGTGCGGGAAGACCTTCCTCTTCAACTGCAGGCTGCTCATACACCAGAGGTACGTGCATGCCGACAGGAGCGAGGAAACGGACGGCACGCAGGGATTTTTCCAGGCCAGAAGGAGAAACAAGTCGCTGGTGAAACCGTTCAGCTGCAAAATATGTCTGAAAGGTTTCAGCGCCGCGTGTTCCCTCAAACTGCACGAACGAGGCCACAGCGAGCAAAAGGAGTTCAACTGCAGCATATGTGGGAAGTCTTTCCATAACAAGTACTCTTTCGGCTATCATCAGAGAAGCCACTCGGGGGAGAAGCCCTTTGTCTGCGACGTGTGCGGGAAGAGATTCTTCCACGCCGGTAGCCTAAAGCAGCACGAGCGGATCCACACCGGGGAAAAGCCGTACAAGTGCGACCAGTGCGGCAAGGCCTTCAGGACGGACGGAAACTTCTACAGACACGTGCGGATCCACACGGGCGAGAAGCCGTTCGAGTGTTTGTACTGTCACAGGAAGTTCCACCAGTCAAATCAGCTCAAGTCCCACCTGCAGGTCCACACCGGGGAGAAGCTCTACTCGTGCCAGCAGTGCGGCCGAGGCTTCTCCGACTCGAGGCAGCTCAAGAAGCACAGCTGCGACGCCTC ATGGGAGAACTGGGGCTCGATCTGA